In Microcoleus sp. FACHB-672, the genomic stretch GCAGCTATCAATAATGCTCTCAGACATAAGGTCGCTGCAACCCAAATTTTGATCTTCCTTTAAGGTTTATAAAGCTTAAAGAGTACCCCTTTCATACAATATAGACAAAATTCTTTACATCATGCTGCCAGAAATTCATCGCCAACACTATCAGCGATTGTACGAACTGCTAGAGAGGCTGCAACAGATCGCCCTGCCAGAGGGAGTTCCAGATAAGGCGACCTTCTCAAAAGCACTCCCACAAGTGTGGCAATTTTTTCAGGAGCAAATTTTGAGTTTGCCGGCAGATGAGTTAGACCGGCAAACCGCATCAAAGGTACAGTCTTACCAAACAGAAATGCACAAGCAACTGAAGCTTTTGGACACAGATGTAATGTTATTGCAAGCGTCACGGCAGCCGGCAACCATTCAACAACGGCAGGCTCAGCTAGGGGATCGCATTAAAACTTTGATGGGATACTGTGAGGCGGTATTGGGGAGTGAAGAGTGAGGAGTCGAGGAGGAAAGGGGATAAGGAGGTTTCGCGCAACACCCTAGCGGCATAGGGAGATGAGGGGAGGCGGAGACTGAAGCGCTTGGTAGATCGATTAACGGTGGGAACCGATTATAAAAGGATAAAACCCGCCACACAACTAGACAACTGACAAGTGACAAACAGAATGAGCGAAGCGTTATTTTGTGTCGAAAATTTGCGGGTTTCCTATCCTTATGGGCGGGGTGCCGGCGAAGCGAGCTGGGCGGTGGATGACGTGTCTTTGACGCTGCAACCGGGCGAAAGATTGGGATTGGTGGGAGAGTCCGGTTGCGGGAAGTCAACGCTGGGACGGGCGGCAATGCGGTTGTTACCGGCAACAACGCGCATCGAGGGACGAGTGAGATTTGCCGGCCAATCAGTTTTTGAACTGACACCGGCACAGTTGAGACGCTTTCGCGGTGAAGCGGTGGCGCTGATTTTCCAAGATCCGATGACGCGCCTCGATCCCCTGATGACGATTGGGGATCACTGTGTAGAAACACTTTTAAGTCACCAACCCGAGTTAAGCCGGCGGCAAGCAAAAGATAAAGCGATTGAAACCTTAGCAGCCGTCAAAATCCCGGCTTCACGATGGACACAATATCCCCATGAATTTAGTGGCGGAAT encodes the following:
- the patD gene encoding heterocyst frequency control protein PatD; this translates as MLPEIHRQHYQRLYELLERLQQIALPEGVPDKATFSKALPQVWQFFQEQILSLPADELDRQTASKVQSYQTEMHKQLKLLDTDVMLLQASRQPATIQQRQAQLGDRIKTLMGYCEAVLGSEE